A region from the Halichondria panicea chromosome 11, odHalPani1.1, whole genome shotgun sequence genome encodes:
- the LOC135343912 gene encoding inositol 1,4,5-triphosphate receptor associated 2-like, with amino-acid sequence MASNDMGGQEERTLDGEDSSDSSSPEPNSSSSEEAIFSLLFQQCESDASGLVQVDQLVEFIRSVQMGTGHSGDQVFDSHSDVSKLQYNLHLLKAMLECNAVDGLVDQSTYSHIIKMWVKDVRVRSHSSPPPSPPLEVSQLSDSEAATGDWSYSEHSLEASGGHSSQHSLDRLELMNSVADLRLENKRLSERNTALQVQMEGSEENLKQLQSQNETLKQDIKTVQSTLCHLNDLETDNATLSGLAENMRAQVEMLGSRVGELERELCDAQEELSIMATQLANGDVDKEAVQEDNRELQLLLEEREQVLRQQETKQSQLEAQLNELQHNHSELSQTIADLNEANENLRTENADLQAQDPPLSKPLFPLSSTPHKAPSWHDELSAHDSLIKGGSPIRADNGRMDSESFSKLLQETSIKFNSTTNKMVSELSDLINQPSPVSSRRGNGDTHTLTCAERLNERSFQAFESKLSDILRQKKQLQNENIELLATVEDLKAKLAELDHVSGVEVLSQEVATQVSPSPTDESAVQTDPTQDTSLYQPSSPQAQDTSLYQQASPQAQEFLHVHETLQLEFPVPKATLSRSTLTQHSIEAVDFDPRQTLVEEQDTSHMTLVRTRMEELAGHCGQLEMRAAHLERTKQSSCSWIGSAVVQILKAVTFTLCLSLLVMLLLLAIVMCYDQLSVCGPYCRHSPLGVLYSTLNPHFHYRSLNKPI; translated from the exons ATGGCTTCTAATGATATGGGTGGTCAGGAGGAGAGG ACGCTGGACGGGGAGGACTCTAGTGATTCAAGCTCTCCTGAACCCAACAGTAGCAGTAGTGAGGAAGCCATCTTCTCTCTGCTCTTCCAGCAATGTGAGAGCGATGCTTCTGGACTAGTACAGGTGGACCAGTTGGTAGAGTTCATACGctcagtgcagatgggaacaggTCACTCAGGTGATCAAGTGTTTGACTCTCACAGTGAT GTCTCCAAGCTTCAATACAACCTTCACCTTCTTAAGGCAATGCTTGAATGCAATGCAGTGGATGGGCTAGTAGATCAAAGCACTTATTCTCACATCATCAAGATGTGGGTCAAGGATGTAAGGGTGAGGAGCCACTCCTCACCACCACCCTCTCCCCCTCTTGAG GTGTCCCAGCTCTCAGACTCTGAGGCAGCTACTGGAGATTGGTCATATTCTGAGCACAGCTTGGAAGCCAGTGGTGGGCACTCCTCTCAGCACTCACT TGATCGGCTGGAGCTCATGAATTCTGTGGCAGACCTTCGACTCGAGAACAAGCGTTTGTCAGAGAGGAACACAGCTCTGCAGGTCCAGATGGAAGGCAGTGAGGAGAACCTTAAGCAACTACAATCTCAGAATGAGACACTAAAACAGGACATCAAAAC tgtccAATCAACTCTCTGCCACCTAAATGACCTGGAGACTGACAATGCTACTTTGTCGGGATTGGCTGAGAACATGCGGGCTCAGGTAGAGATGCTTGGTTCCCGAGTGGGGGAGCTGGAGAGAGAGCTGTGTGATGCACAAGAAGAGCTCTCAATAATGGCCACTCAACTCGCCAATGGCGATGTGGAcaaagaggcagtacaggaagACAACAGAGAACTGCAGCTACTCCTGGAGGAAAGAGAGCAGGTCTTGAGGCAGCAAGAGACTAAGCAATCTCAACTGGAGGCTCAGCTGAATGAGTTACAACACAATCATTCA GAGTTGTCTCAAACCATTGCTGATTTGAACGAGGCGAATGAGAACTTACGTACTGAGAATGCAGACTTACAAGCACAGGACCCCCCACTGAGCAAGCCTTTGTTTCCTCTCTCCAGTACCCCCCACAAAGCCCCCTCTTGGCATGATGAGTTATCAGCACATGACTCACTTATCAAGGGAGGCTCTCCCATCAGAGCAGACAATGGAAGAATGGATTCTGAGTCCTTTAGCAAGCTCCTCCAGGAAACT AGTATCAAGTTCAACAGCACCACCAACAAGATGGTGAGTGAACTAAGTGACCTCATTAATCAGCCAAGTCCTGTATCAAGTCGTCGTGGCAatggtgacacacacacactgacatgTGCTGAGAGGCTGAATGAAAGGAGCTTCCAAGCATTTGAGTCAAAGCTGTcag atatCCTTCGTCAGAAGAAACAACTACAGAATGAGAATATTGAATTGTTGGCTACAGTTGAAGACCTCAAAGCCAAACTAGCAGAATTAGACCATGTGTCTGGTGTG GAGGTGTTGAGTCAAGAGGTGGCCACACAAGTATCTCCTAGTCCCACTGATGAGAGTGCTGTGCAGACAGATCCAACCCAAGACACCAGCCTGTACCAACCATCTAGTCCTCAGGCCCAAGACACCAGCCTGTACCAACAAGCTAGTCCTCAGGCCCAAGAGTTCTTACATGTTCACGAGACTCTTCAGTTGGAATTCCCCGTTCCCAAGGCAACACTCTCTCGTTCCACTCTCACACAGCACAGCATTGAAGCAGTGGACTTTGACCCCAGACAAACTCTGGTAGAAGAACAGGATACTAGTCACATGACTTTGGTACGTACAAGGATGGAGGAGCTGGCCGGTCACTGTGGTCAGTTGGAGATGAG AGCTGCCCATTTGGAAAGAACCAAGCAATCCTCTTGTAGTTG GATTGGTAGTGCTGTGGTGCAGATACTGAAGGCAGTCACATTTACCCTCTGTCTGAGTCTACTGGTGATGCTATTGCTACTGGCAATTGTCATGTGCTATGACcaactgagtgtgtgtgggcccTACTGCAGACACTCCCCCCTGGGTGTCTTGTATTCAACCCTCAACCCACACTTTCACTACAGGAGTTTGAACAAACCTATTTGA
- the LOC135343913 gene encoding uncharacterized protein LOC135343913 yields MASVVVDSGRSFLNETREIAFEYVNLCYSSEASTEPEMGQEARSPASGRRVAPDSDTVAGAGGPPPPTTAAFTIAQRLKMIGDRIDETVQKELQQALFDQLKPASIYQLGADQFSEICRKVLSSCSRHLHSGWEQASVVFMGMFGVIHELRAQGAESTRENLVNGFAGEALQDLRLESWINDHGGMAHFGDEVPGVVLDTVPIEGTSV; encoded by the exons ATGGCGAGTGTAGTTGTGGACAGTGGACGGTCTTTCCTGAACGAGACTCGAGAGATCGCTTTTGAGTATGTGAACCTGTGCTACAGTAGTGAGGCCTCTACAGAGCCAGAGATGGGGCAGGAAGCTCGCTCGCCAGCGTCTGGCCGGCGTGTGGCCCCGGACTCTGACACTGTAGCAGGGGCCGGGggaccaccaccacccaccacGGCAGCTTTCACT ATAGCACAACGACTCAAGATGATAGGAGATAGAATTGATGAGACAGTCCAGAAGGAGCTACAACAAGCATTGTTTGATCAACTCAAGCCAGCATCCATTTATCAGCTTGGAGCAGACCAGTTTAGTGAAATTTGTCGCAAAGTTCTGAGTAGCTGCTCCCGACATCTGCACAGTGGATGGGAACAAGCATCTGTGGTATTCATGG gTATGTTTGGAGTGATTCATGAGTTGCGTGCCCAAGGTGCAGAGAGTACCAGAGAGAATCTTGTCAATGGTTTTGCTGGAGAGGCTCTCCAAGATCTGAGGTTGGAATCCTGGATCAATGATCATGGAGGGATG GCACACTTTGGTGATGAGGTTCCTGGAGTTGTTCTAGATACTGTACCCATCGAAGGCACCTCTGTATGA